The following are encoded together in the Pleurocapsa sp. FMAR1 genome:
- a CDS encoding HAD family hydrolase — protein sequence MIFDKIIILDLDETLIYATKKPLKRVQDFMVGSYFVYVRPHAYSFIDFCFASFSAVAVWTSSSKDYAEEISLNLFGDRKEDLAFIWSQERCVRKFDYKRYATYWIKDLKKVKRRGYPLEKMIMVDDSPEKLYRQYGNLVRVFPFEGLLPDDELIHLQQYLSVLAKVDNVRQIEKRGWRSKMSTSKIEQDY from the coding sequence ATGATATTTGACAAAATAATAATTTTAGATCTCGATGAAACACTTATCTATGCAACAAAGAAGCCCCTAAAGCGAGTCCAAGACTTTATGGTGGGTTCATATTTTGTATACGTGCGTCCTCATGCTTATTCGTTTATCGATTTTTGTTTTGCATCCTTTTCTGCGGTAGCTGTTTGGACATCTTCTTCAAAAGACTATGCTGAGGAGATAAGCTTGAATTTATTTGGAGACAGAAAAGAAGATTTGGCGTTTATCTGGTCACAAGAGCGATGTGTCCGTAAATTCGATTACAAACGCTATGCGACCTATTGGATCAAAGATTTGAAGAAGGTAAAAAGACGTGGATACCCATTAGAAAAGATGATCATGGTCGATGATTCGCCAGAGAAACTTTATCGACAGTATGGAAATCTAGTGCGCGTTTTTCCATTTGAAGGATTGTTACCAGATGATGAACTAATACATTTACAGCAATATCTTTCTGTCTTGGCCAAAGTTGATAATGTACGCCAGATCGAGAAGCGGGGATGGCGGTCAAAGATGAGCACCAGCAAAATAGAACAAGACTACTAG
- a CDS encoding SDR family oxidoreductase: MTKKVVLITGANKGIGYEVARQLADNGFIVLLGARDPERGEAAAKKLRTGSSDVHFVPLNTIDEQSIQSAAEMVTKKWEKVDVLVNNAGIFPEYSLGIRPSLLEVSMLKDTFETNVFGSFGVIHYFLPLLKKAVVGQIVNVSSTLGSLGSMTNPDSMYSETNTSAYNASKSALNALTVALAKDLLPEQIRINSICPGWVQTDLGTDAAPRTVEQGATIIVKLAMMEHPPTGKFLDDDGEIPW, from the coding sequence ATGACGAAAAAAGTTGTTCTCATCACAGGTGCAAACAAAGGAATTGGGTACGAGGTTGCACGACAACTTGCAGACAATGGGTTTATTGTCCTACTGGGAGCGCGTGACCCAGAGCGAGGGGAAGCAGCAGCAAAAAAACTACGTACAGGAAGCTCTGATGTCCACTTTGTGCCGCTTAATACTATAGATGAGCAGTCGATTCAATCTGCTGCTGAGATGGTTACTAAAAAGTGGGAAAAAGTCGATGTTCTAGTTAATAATGCCGGGATCTTTCCTGAGTATTCATTAGGGATTCGACCCTCCTTACTGGAGGTTAGCATGCTCAAGGATACATTTGAGACGAATGTATTTGGGTCATTTGGAGTCATTCATTATTTTCTACCACTGTTGAAAAAGGCGGTAGTAGGTCAGATTGTGAACGTTTCATCGACACTGGGTTCATTAGGCTCAATGACCAACCCAGACAGTATGTACTCTGAAACCAATACATCTGCTTATAACGCTTCAAAAAGTGCACTCAATGCTTTAACGGTCGCTCTAGCTAAAGACCTTTTGCCCGAGCAGATCCGCATCAATTCAATCTGTCCTGGCTGGGTTCAGACAGATCTAGGCACAGACGCAGCACCTCGGACAGTTGAACAAGGAGCGACAATTATCGTTAAGCTTGCCATGATGGAGCATCCACCTACTGGTAAATTCCTCGATGATGATGGAGAAATTCCCTGGTAA
- a CDS encoding NAD(P)/FAD-dependent oxidoreductase — MQYQLVYRDETETLSTKTTIWTAGRANNPLIESLTQIEDESKDEHGSFLVTPTLQLVDFPEVFAAGDCATVKDHSLPPVSQIAYQQGKGIADNLIALSKNKEPHSVDANMRRTLIKLGLNDAVAKLFDKMLIQGRPGNLIRNQTYLNMLPIPMHNFKASSEWLTDEIFNRYHHSSK, encoded by the coding sequence GTGCAGTATCAATTAGTATATCGAGACGAAACTGAAACCCTATCGACTAAAACTACAATTTGGACTGCTGGTAGAGCTAACAATCCTCTAATTGAATCTCTGACGCAGATCGAGGATGAAAGCAAAGATGAACATGGTTCTTTTTTGGTGACTCCCACTCTGCAATTAGTCGATTTTCCCGAAGTGTTTGCAGCAGGAGACTGTGCGACCGTTAAAGACCATTCCTTACCCCCAGTGTCGCAAATTGCCTATCAACAAGGAAAGGGGATTGCTGATAATCTGATTGCCCTATCTAAAAATAAAGAACCTCATTCGGTTGACGCGAATATGCGGAGAACTTTAATAAAATTAGGACTAAACGATGCAGTTGCCAAGTTATTTGACAAAATGTTGATCCAAGGAAGACCAGGAAATCTAATTCGCAACCAGACTTACTTGAATATGCTGCCAATTCCTATGCATAACTTCAAAGCAAGTTCAGAGTGGCTTACTGACGAAATCTTCAATCGTTATCATCATTCATCAAAGTAG
- a CDS encoding oxidoreductase encodes MSNAKSESKKIWLITGVSRGLGKALAQAVLDQGDIVIGTTRSGKADIKGDSDQLKILGLELTDTAQISQTVEAAYQLHGRLDVIVNNAGYGLLGAIEESSDEEMKHLFDVNFFGVVQLIKAALPRLRQQRSGHIINISSIAGLAPMAGSGLYAAAKFAVEGVSQSLAQEVEPLGIKVTLVEPGAFRTDFLSDRSISNSPAKIADYLPTSGEALQHLADITGKQLGDPTLGAQAIIKVVEADNPPLHLVMGSDALERTRANIQSLTGILNDWQEVSKSTDFREMS; translated from the coding sequence ATGTCTAATGCAAAAAGTGAAAGTAAAAAAATCTGGTTAATCACAGGCGTTTCTCGTGGTCTTGGAAAAGCACTGGCTCAAGCTGTGCTAGATCAAGGTGACATTGTGATTGGAACAACAAGGAGCGGGAAAGCAGATATTAAGGGAGATTCTGACCAGCTAAAAATTTTGGGACTTGAGTTAACCGATACAGCGCAAATTAGCCAAACGGTAGAAGCTGCTTATCAATTACATGGGCGCTTAGATGTGATTGTCAATAATGCTGGGTACGGTTTGCTAGGCGCGATCGAAGAATCTAGCGATGAAGAAATGAAGCATCTGTTTGATGTGAATTTCTTCGGCGTAGTTCAGCTCATTAAAGCTGCACTTCCCCGTCTAAGACAACAGCGTAGCGGTCACATTATCAATATTTCTTCGATCGCAGGACTAGCCCCAATGGCAGGTTCGGGTCTTTATGCCGCCGCTAAATTTGCCGTAGAGGGGGTTTCACAATCACTGGCACAGGAAGTTGAGCCATTGGGCATTAAAGTCACATTGGTAGAACCCGGTGCATTTAGAACAGATTTTCTCAGCGATCGCTCCATCAGTAACAGCCCAGCAAAAATTGCTGATTATCTGCCAACAAGTGGCGAAGCCTTGCAGCATCTAGCTGATATAACTGGCAAACAGCTTGGCGATCCGACGTTGGGCGCACAGGCAATCATTAAAGTCGTTGAGGCTGACAATCCACCTTTACACTTAGTGATGGGATCGGATGCACTAGAGCGGACGCGAGCCAACATTCAATCTCTGACAGGAATTTTGAATGACTGGCAGGAAGTGTCTAAAAGCACAGACTTTCGAGAAATGTCATGA
- a CDS encoding YncE family protein encodes MWIRFNISKGELSSRNISLNIDENIERAVTVQRLSDEIYFIDTSDPKATINNSAVGSSDLILAKVPIGDPTQPDLPKELAATSDASRIYVPLEKTHSVAVVDGIGFRNLDTNLETSGINPINLGAGATPSSIVISSDDRYAYIGDRNTGTIYILNIDPDSKDYHTHSNLNIPSSGAIRQLALNSDGTRLFATTNEKIIAFDVASGSDTQNQIIGSVTVNRVLHTFGELKN; translated from the coding sequence TTGTGGATAAGATTTAATATATCGAAGGGAGAGCTATCTAGCCGTAATATTTCTCTAAATATTGACGAAAATATTGAAAGAGCTGTCACGGTACAACGTCTTTCTGATGAAATTTATTTTATTGACACTTCAGATCCCAAAGCTACTATTAACAACTCGGCTGTTGGTAGTTCAGACCTAATTCTAGCCAAAGTTCCTATTGGCGATCCGACGCAACCTGATTTACCAAAAGAACTAGCAGCTACGAGTGATGCTTCTCGTATTTATGTTCCTCTGGAAAAAACTCATTCAGTCGCCGTAGTGGATGGCATTGGATTTCGTAATTTAGATACTAATCTTGAAACATCGGGAATAAACCCAATTAATCTTGGTGCAGGAGCGACTCCATCTTCAATTGTTATCAGTTCTGATGACCGATATGCCTACATAGGAGATCGTAATACTGGAACTATTTATATTTTAAATATCGATCCCGACTCCAAGGATTATCATACTCATTCAAATCTTAATATCCCTAGTTCAGGTGCTATTCGTCAATTAGCTCTAAACAGTGATGGAACAAGATTATTTGCAACGACTAATGAGAAAATTATTGCTTTTGATGTAGCTTCTGGAAGCGATACGCAAAATCAAATTATTGGCAGTGTCACAGTAAATAGGGTCTTGCACACTTTTGGTGAACTCAAGAACTAG
- a CDS encoding HdeD family acid-resistance protein, protein MRTQERKRNQQNSGLILTMGIIMLMLGIIALTSPCFLTSIAVELMYAWLLLIYGIVQFIYALKSGNRGRILFKLLFSIISIVAAIFLLVYPLAGVFTLTLVLGFYIFLDGVFRVVRAFQLRPLPKWDWILFNGIVSIILGILIWSQMANK, encoded by the coding sequence ATGAGAACTCAGGAACGTAAAAGGAATCAGCAAAATTCTGGATTGATCTTGACGATGGGCATTATCATGCTCATGTTAGGAATTATTGCCCTCACTAGCCCTTGCTTCTTGACTTCTATAGCTGTAGAGCTAATGTACGCTTGGCTTTTACTTATTTATGGCATCGTTCAGTTTATTTATGCCCTTAAATCGGGAAATAGAGGAAGAATTCTATTCAAGCTGCTATTTAGTATTATTTCTATAGTCGCTGCAATCTTTTTATTAGTTTACCCACTAGCGGGAGTGTTTACATTAACTCTTGTTTTGGGGTTTTATATTTTTCTCGATGGCGTTTTTCGTGTAGTTCGTGCTTTCCAATTACGTCCTTTGCCCAAATGGGATTGGATTTTGTTCAACGGCATCGTGAGCATTATTCTCGGCATTCTCATTTGGTCACAAATGGCCAACAAGTAG
- a CDS encoding aldo/keto reductase — translation MKTRTLGTQGLTVSDLGLGCMGLTNYAYGKADEQESIAVIHRAIELGVTFFDTAEVYGPFTSEQLVGRAIQGRRDRVVIATKFGFDISGSVRWGLNSKPEHVRKVCDESLKRLGTDYIDLFYQHRVDPAVPIEETVGAMAELVQQGKVRYLGLSEASPNTIRRAHAVHPISALQSEYSLWERGSEAQVLPTVRELGIGFVPYSPIGRGFLTGQIKRFEDFAEDDYRRSDPRFQGENFNLNLKLVDRVKQIAQEKNASPSQIALSWLLHQGNDIAPIPGTKRIAYLEENAAAAEIELSREMLDQLNQIAPVGVASGDRYSEKMMNTIDQS, via the coding sequence ATGAAGACTCGAACACTTGGAACCCAAGGCTTAACCGTCTCAGACCTAGGTCTCGGATGCATGGGGCTGACGAATTACGCCTACGGTAAAGCTGATGAGCAGGAATCGATCGCCGTGATTCACCGCGCCATTGAGCTTGGCGTCACATTTTTCGATACCGCAGAGGTTTATGGCCCATTCACCAGTGAGCAGCTTGTCGGTCGTGCTATTCAAGGGCGACGCGATCGGGTTGTGATTGCCACTAAGTTTGGCTTTGATATCTCCGGCAGCGTAAGATGGGGACTCAACAGCAAACCTGAACACGTTCGCAAAGTCTGTGACGAATCACTTAAGCGTCTAGGCACTGACTACATTGATTTGTTCTATCAACATCGGGTTGATCCAGCAGTCCCGATCGAAGAAACCGTAGGAGCAATGGCTGAACTGGTTCAGCAAGGCAAAGTTCGATATCTGGGACTTTCCGAAGCAAGCCCAAACACGATTCGCCGCGCTCATGCAGTCCATCCAATCAGTGCGCTTCAATCCGAGTATTCACTTTGGGAACGCGGGTCGGAAGCTCAAGTATTACCTACCGTGCGAGAGCTTGGAATCGGGTTTGTTCCCTATAGTCCCATTGGACGAGGCTTTCTTACAGGTCAGATCAAGCGCTTTGAAGACTTTGCTGAGGACGATTACCGCCGCAGCGATCCACGTTTTCAAGGGGAGAACTTCAACCTCAACCTGAAGCTGGTCGATCGCGTCAAACAAATCGCCCAGGAAAAGAACGCATCGCCCAGCCAGATTGCCTTGTCCTGGTTGCTGCACCAAGGAAATGACATTGCCCCGATTCCAGGAACAAAACGGATCGCTTACCTGGAAGAAAACGCGGCGGCGGCTGAGATTGAGTTGAGTCGTGAGATGCTCGACCAACTCAATCAGATAGCACCTGTAGGAGTGGCATCTGGCGATCGCTACAGCGAAAAGATGATGAACACCATCGATCAATCGTAG
- a CDS encoding nuclear transport factor 2 family protein gives MIKLFRFLAVMVLVFTLSCSVTGQTSVQNEMTAQSKKAIVEKSFQQWQEGTSSPFELLSEDMRWTISGFNKYAGTYTRKPFEEKLIKPFNERLEGPIKPTQWKVYEDGDVVIIHFDAEATLINGEQYKNSYAWFFTFEGEKVTEVVAFLDMPAFEKVLEIEVE, from the coding sequence ATGATTAAACTATTTCGTTTCTTAGCGGTTATGGTGCTTGTTTTTACGCTAAGCTGTAGCGTTACGGGACAAACTTCTGTTCAAAATGAAATGACGGCGCAAAGTAAAAAGGCTATTGTCGAGAAGAGTTTTCAGCAATGGCAAGAGGGTACTAGCTCCCCTTTCGAGCTTTTGTCAGAGGATATGCGCTGGACGATTAGTGGCTTTAATAAATATGCAGGCACCTACACGCGCAAGCCTTTTGAAGAAAAGCTTATTAAGCCTTTTAATGAGCGCCTAGAAGGGCCTATAAAACCAACGCAGTGGAAGGTTTATGAAGACGGTGACGTTGTTATTATTCATTTTGACGCTGAAGCGACTTTAATTAACGGTGAACAGTACAAAAACAGCTATGCCTGGTTTTTTACTTTCGAGGGTGAAAAAGTAACGGAGGTTGTTGCGTTCTTGGATATGCCAGCTTTTGAAAAAGTTCTGGAGATAGAAGTTGAATAA
- a CDS encoding ISL3 family transposase has product MQVKTQSIQAVCPICNSISDRVHSNYQRSLLDVSWGNYQVCLKLSTRKLFCSNSNCERRIFTQRLPKIAAPWARRTERLNIQLIKVGLAQGGLPGSRLTQHLGVKISRQTLLRLVMKMPLPSHPVPKILGVDDWAYRKRHTYGTILVDLETRQPIDLLSDRTATTLAEWLQEHPGVEIISKDRAKAYKEGASRGCPEAIQIADRFHLLQNLAQMLEVVLNQHRTLLKNVEDETNNCPIIEDQKVAQPISSNQKLSNLP; this is encoded by the coding sequence ATACAAGTTAAAACTCAGAGCATACAGGCAGTTTGTCCGATTTGTAATTCAATAAGCGATCGCGTCCATAGTAATTATCAGCGATCGCTATTAGATGTATCTTGGGGGAACTATCAAGTCTGTTTGAAGCTTTCAACCCGAAAATTATTTTGTTCAAACTCAAATTGTGAGCGTCGAATTTTCACACAGAGATTACCCAAAATAGCAGCACCTTGGGCAAGACGAACAGAGCGATTGAATATTCAACTTATTAAAGTAGGTTTAGCACAGGGAGGATTACCAGGGTCACGTTTGACTCAACACTTAGGAGTAAAAATTAGCCGTCAAACCCTACTCAGGTTAGTAATGAAAATGCCATTACCATCTCACCCTGTCCCAAAAATCTTAGGAGTTGATGACTGGGCTTATCGTAAACGCCACACCTACGGTACTATTTTGGTAGATTTGGAAACTCGTCAGCCAATAGACTTGTTATCTGACCGCACAGCTACAACTTTAGCCGAATGGCTACAAGAGCATCCTGGGGTTGAAATCATCTCCAAAGATAGAGCCAAAGCTTATAAAGAAGGAGCGTCAAGAGGATGTCCAGAAGCCATTCAAATAGCAGACCGCTTCCACTTACTACAAAATTTAGCTCAAATGTTAGAAGTAGTGTTGAATCAACACCGAACATTACTGAAGAATGTGGAAGATGAGACCAATAATTGTCCGATTATTGAAGATCAAAAAGTTGCTCAACCAATTAGCTCGAACCAAAAGCTCTCAAACTTGCCGTAA
- a CDS encoding IS1 family transposase (programmed frameshift), which produces MPVDLPSCPSCNSEQIVKNGHIHNGKQNYKCRDCGRQYVENPQNKMIDQPTKNLIDKLLLEKIPLAGIARVTEVSEPWLQSYVNAKYESVSQQVKVKNKKKGKLTIQCDEMWSFVGNKANKQWIWLALAAKTKEIVGVHIGDRRRHGARKLWQSLPSVYRQCAVCYSDFWEAYEQVIPSKRHQAVGKERKTNYIERFNCTMRQRVSRLVRKTLSFSKKIENQIGAIWYFVHHYNTSLHL; this is translated from the exons ATGCCAGTAGATTTGCCATCTTGTCCATCATGTAATTCAGAACAAATTGTTAAAAACGGTCACATTCACAATGGCAAGCAAAATTATAAATGTCGCGACTGTGGTAGACAATATGTGGAAAATCCACAGAATAAAATGATCGACCAACCAACCAAAAACTTGATTGACAAATTACTCTTAGAGAAGATTCCTTTAGCTGGAATTGCCCGAGTTACAGAAGTTTCAGAACCTTGGTTACAGAGTTATGTCAATGCTAAATACGAATCAGTTTCTCAGCAAGTTAAAGTGA AGAACAAAAAAAAAGGAAAATTAACGATTCAGTGTGATGAAATGTGGTCATTTGTCGGTAATAAAGCCAATAAACAATGGATTTGGTTGGCTTTGGCTGCAAAAACTAAAGAAATAGTCGGGGTTCATATCGGCGATCGCCGTCGTCATGGAGCGAGAAAGCTATGGCAATCTTTGCCCTCAGTCTATCGACAGTGTGCCGTTTGTTATAGTGACTTCTGGGAAGCCTATGAACAGGTAATTCCTTCAAAACGCCATCAAGCGGTGGGGAAAGAGAGAAAAACCAATTACATAGAACGATTTAATTGCACAATGCGACAAAGAGTTTCTCGATTAGTCAGGAAGACTCTATCGTTCTCTAAGAAAATCGAAAATCAGATCGGGGCAATCTGGTATTTTGTCCATCATTACAACACGTCCTTACATCTTTAG
- a CDS encoding AraC family transcriptional regulator — protein MTIKTLEHETTIDKCKQMAILISKHTEGKGDGIHATEIAHLEFSRQSDTLKTLASVSGPILAIVVQGQKKVLLNESTYHYGTAQYLVVSVDLPLCGYATEATPERPYLGFKLTLDPVQLCEIITQTRSNLLKKDSVPGWFISNAQPPLIDCAIKLTQLLDTPQDIAFLAPAIIREIYYRLLMGEQSEAVRQVATSGSNMQRIAETIKLIKADFTKPMRIENLAEYANMSSSSFYRHFKAVTSMSPLQYQKQLRLLKARQLMLAENADAASTAYQVGYESTSQFSREYSRMFGAPPIKDIERLRVATV, from the coding sequence ATGACCATTAAAACATTGGAGCATGAGACGACTATTGACAAATGCAAACAGATGGCGATATTAATTTCCAAGCACACCGAAGGCAAAGGCGATGGTATCCACGCCACAGAAATCGCTCATCTTGAGTTTAGTCGCCAATCCGATACTCTGAAAACACTAGCGAGCGTTAGCGGACCGATTTTAGCTATTGTGGTTCAAGGTCAAAAAAAAGTATTGCTCAATGAGTCTACTTATCACTATGGTACGGCTCAGTATCTAGTTGTTTCAGTTGATTTACCCCTTTGTGGATATGCCACCGAAGCCACACCAGAGCGACCGTATTTAGGATTTAAGCTGACTTTAGATCCCGTTCAACTCTGTGAGATTATTACTCAAACTCGTTCTAACTTGCTCAAGAAAGATTCAGTTCCAGGCTGGTTTATCAGTAATGCCCAGCCACCCTTAATTGATTGTGCCATCAAGCTAACTCAACTTTTGGATACACCACAGGATATTGCTTTTTTAGCACCAGCGATTATCCGTGAAATTTACTACCGTCTTTTGATGGGCGAACAAAGCGAAGCTGTTCGTCAGGTGGCGACATCTGGTAGTAATATGCAGCGTATTGCCGAGACAATCAAATTAATTAAGGCTGATTTCACTAAACCAATGCGGATTGAAAATCTTGCCGAATATGCCAATATGTCTTCTTCTTCTTTTTATCGCCATTTCAAGGCAGTTACTTCTATGAGTCCACTACAATATCAAAAACAATTAAGATTATTAAAAGCGCGTCAACTAATGCTGGCAGAAAATGCTGATGCAGCCAGTACTGCTTATCAGGTGGGTTATGAAAGCACTTCGCAGTTTAGTCGCGAGTATTCTCGTATGTTTGGTGCGCCTCCAATCAAGGATATTGAACGTTTACGAGTTGCTACTGTTTGA
- a CDS encoding transposase encodes MLRHSINQNKAETEAIELLKKQHPDLNTGISLAMDFADLVRRKAVRPRVADRRKGTRTKKQNKLTEWLKNAEESKIRAISGFANKLKDDLDAVTNGVTYQWSNGQVEGQVNRLKMLKRQMYGRASHELLKKRFLCPV; translated from the coding sequence ATTCTACGTCATAGCATCAACCAAAACAAAGCCGAAACGGAAGCCATTGAATTATTGAAAAAACAACATCCAGATCTTAATACGGGAATTTCTTTAGCAATGGATTTTGCCGATTTAGTTCGTCGAAAAGCGGTGCGACCCCGCGTCGCCGACAGGCGCAAGGGAACGCGCACCAAGAAACAAAATAAATTAACGGAATGGTTGAAAAACGCCGAGGAAAGTAAGATAAGAGCCATTAGTGGTTTTGCGAACAAACTAAAAGATGATTTAGATGCAGTCACAAATGGAGTGACTTATCAATGGAGCAATGGGCAAGTAGAAGGACAAGTTAATCGACTCAAGATGTTAAAAAGGCAAATGTATGGACGTGCCAGTCACGAACTACTCAAGAAAAGATTTTTGTGTCCTGTCTAG
- a CDS encoding MFS transporter → MKLGVYLEFSYVRPTDELIQELSGCKAISDYFKLTLINSEQIQKFGADLMEAKRSDSQQFFLLAIMAIAGGITVANLYYNQPLLTLIAKDFNTSASAVSLIPTLTQVGYALGILLLVPMGDLLERRRLIVIMMGLTAVALALAAVSPSLTWLVVASLAIGVTTIAAQVIVPFATQLVKPHKRGKAVGTMMSGLLIGILLARTVSGFVGASLGWRAMYWIASGLMLMLAVVMAKVLPLSQPSLQTSYIRLMRSLIHLMQTQPRLQQASLIGAMTFGAFSAFWSTLAFLLEQPPYHYGSDVVGLFGLVGVVGAAAAPVAGRFADRRSPRLTLGFGIVTTAFSFILFWTLGYQIWGLVVGVILLDLGVQVTQISNQTSIYKLPKEIHSRLNAVYVTFYFVGGALGSFLGAYGWSHWGWAGVCGLSLGLMAIATIYFFKNRGDSQRPIEQDSD, encoded by the coding sequence TTGAAGTTAGGAGTGTATTTAGAGTTCAGCTATGTCAGACCTACTGATGAACTCATTCAAGAACTAAGCGGGTGTAAAGCCATCAGTGACTACTTTAAGTTGACCCTGATTAACTCAGAACAAATTCAAAAATTCGGAGCCGACCTTATGGAAGCAAAACGCTCAGATAGTCAGCAGTTTTTTTTACTGGCGATTATGGCAATCGCCGGTGGCATTACAGTCGCTAACCTCTACTACAATCAGCCCCTGCTCACCCTGATAGCCAAGGACTTCAACACCTCAGCTAGCGCAGTGAGCCTCATTCCTACCCTGACTCAGGTCGGCTATGCTCTGGGTATTTTGCTGCTCGTCCCGATGGGCGATCTGCTAGAGCGGCGCAGGCTAATTGTGATTATGATGGGCCTGACGGCTGTGGCGCTGGCCCTGGCTGCTGTTTCGCCAAGCTTGACCTGGCTCGTTGTCGCCAGCTTGGCGATTGGCGTCACCACGATTGCCGCGCAGGTGATCGTTCCTTTTGCAACTCAGCTGGTAAAGCCCCATAAGCGGGGTAAAGCTGTAGGTACGATGATGAGTGGGCTGCTTATTGGCATTTTGCTGGCGCGGACGGTGAGCGGATTTGTGGGCGCCAGCTTGGGTTGGCGAGCGATGTATTGGATAGCCAGCGGCCTGATGCTGATGCTGGCAGTGGTGATGGCAAAGGTGCTGCCGCTCAGCCAGCCGTCGCTGCAAACGTCCTATATTCGGCTGATGCGATCGCTCATTCACTTAATGCAAACCCAGCCCAGACTTCAGCAGGCTTCACTAATTGGAGCCATGACGTTTGGAGCCTTCAGCGCCTTCTGGAGTACCTTAGCTTTTTTGTTGGAGCAGCCGCCCTACCATTACGGTAGCGACGTTGTGGGTTTATTTGGGCTGGTCGGTGTAGTCGGCGCGGCGGCGGCCCCAGTTGCAGGTAGATTCGCCGACCGTCGCAGCCCTCGGCTCACGCTTGGGTTTGGGATTGTGACTACCGCCTTTTCCTTTATCCTATTTTGGACGTTGGGCTATCAAATCTGGGGATTGGTGGTGGGAGTTATCCTACTTGATTTAGGCGTACAAGTCACCCAAATTTCCAATCAAACCAGCATCTATAAGCTGCCCAAAGAGATCCACAGTCGCTTGAATGCCGTCTATGTTACGTTCTATTTTGTTGGCGGTGCGCTCGGTTCATTTTTAGGGGCTTATGGCTGGAGCCACTGGGGCTGGGCTGGGGTTTGCGGATTGAGCCTGGGACTGATGGCGATCGCGACTATTTACTTTTTTAAAAACCGAGGCGATAGTCAGCGACCCATTGAACAGGATTCTGATTAA
- a CDS encoding SDR family oxidoreductase, protein MSNVENKVIAITGASSGIGEATAKLLAQNNAKVVVGARRTRKLEKIVEAIRNEGGTAESKAVDVTSLEDVKAFVEFAKDKFGRIDVMVNNAGLMPLSKLEALKIDEWNRMIDVNIRGVLHGIAAALPTFKQQHSGQFINLSSIGGHAVSPTAAVYCATKYAVWAISEGLRQESPDIRVTIISPGNTESELTSTISDTQAAQWVEKFRAAVIPADAIARAIAFAIEQPADVDVNEIIVRPIGQSG, encoded by the coding sequence ATGTCAAACGTAGAAAACAAAGTTATTGCCATCACTGGAGCTAGCAGCGGCATCGGTGAAGCTACCGCTAAGTTGCTCGCCCAAAACAATGCCAAGGTAGTTGTGGGCGCACGGCGCACCCGAAAGCTAGAAAAGATTGTCGAAGCGATTCGTAACGAAGGTGGCACAGCAGAATCTAAAGCTGTAGATGTTACCAGTCTTGAAGATGTAAAAGCCTTTGTGGAATTTGCCAAAGATAAGTTTGGTCGCATTGATGTCATGGTCAATAATGCAGGCTTGATGCCGCTCTCCAAGTTGGAGGCATTGAAGATTGACGAATGGAACCGCATGATCGATGTAAATATTCGTGGCGTCCTTCACGGCATCGCCGCTGCCCTACCTACATTCAAGCAGCAGCACTCTGGGCAATTTATTAACCTGTCATCGATCGGGGGACATGCCGTTTCTCCTACGGCGGCGGTGTACTGTGCAACCAAGTACGCAGTCTGGGCGATTTCCGAGGGATTGCGGCAGGAATCGCCGGATATTCGGGTCACTATTATCTCACCCGGAAATACCGAATCTGAACTCACCAGCACGATCAGCGATACTCAGGCAGCGCAGTGGGTGGAGAAATTCCGCGCGGCGGTTATCCCGGCGGATGCGATCGCTCGTGCAATTGCCTTTGCGATCGAGCAGCCAGCCGATGTGGATGTAAATGAGATTATCGTCCGACCGATCGGACAAAGCGGCTAA